The region GGTACATCATATCTCTTGGTCACATCATGCTCTTCCTGTATACATTCTGCTTGGAACTGTTGGAGGGGGAGCGTGGGGAGAGGCAGGAAGTGGTGGGAGCGCCTGTCGAGGAGTTCAGCTGCTGGTACAACACCCTCAGACCCTTCAcctcttccagcacctccctggcCTGACCCCAGACTGCCTCTGCCTCCCTCAGCAGTTTCTCAGCCTTTGCCTGCTCACTGTCcctctgcacccctccccggacCTCCATCAGCAGCTCCTGCGTCCTCTGGAGTTTCTGGCTGATCAGGTCCTGCAGCTGGCTAATGGGCTTGGTTCCTCCATTGTCTCCTGACACCACTGAACAGGGCACTGCAGACCCCCGGGTCTTGGAGGTTGGTGTCTCTGAGTTGGACAGGATCTCCTCCATGGAGGAGCAGCGGGTTTTCTCTGCAGTCGTTAAATGTTCCTCCCCATCATTCTCCCAGGACACCGCTGTCTCTCGGGGAAGGCTCTGGGACTTCCCAGAAGTGTCAGTGACAGCTGTCTTGGCAGAGAGAGCACTGTCTGTTTTGGACCGGGGACAGTCAGGGCCCAGGTGGGACACAGATTTGTTCAGGTCAACCCGGAAGTTGTGGCTGCCGGCATCACGGGAACTTTCCTCTTCCTGGATCAGATCCAGAGTCAACATCCCGTCAGAGGTGGAGGTGGACGCCTGGACAGAAACAGAATGAACCACTTGGCTTGTAAGAACTTCTAATGTAGTCTGGAATATTCATTTAGGCTGGAATAACCTAAGGAACTCTGGAGTATTTTGATTTAGTCCTCAATTAGTAAATTTAGTCTTCAATATTGTAACTTAGTCTTGATTGTTTTATTTGATCtcaaatatttatatttattctGGAATAACTGAATTTAATGTAGTTTTTGGTGTGGTTTTGGAAATAATGAAGGAAAATAGTTTGGGTCCCAGACAGGTAGAAGTGAGATCTGAACTGTGTTGGATCTGAGAGGGGCCAGGGACGAGGACTTACCACAGCCATAAGGTGACCTCTTGTGGGCAGGCGTCGGTTGTGAGGGATCTTGGCCCGGTCCCGAGTCAGATGAGACAACTGGCAGTCATCCTCCACTgtgacctgagagagagagagagagagagagagagagagagagagagagagagagagagagagagagagagagagagagagagagagagagatctgattAAAGGCTGTTTTCACCCGAAGTGTTTAGTCAAAATTAGTTTTTCGATGGGCAGGAGTAGTAGACAGTAATGGTAGTcgacagtggtagtagtagacagTTCTAGTagacagtagtagtagacagtGGTGGTAGTACAGTTCTAATAGACAGTAGTAGCAGACAGTAATGGTAGTCGACAGTGGTAGTAGCAGACAGTTCTAATTGACAGTAGTAGTAGAAAGTAATGTAGTATACAATAGCAGTAGTAGCCAATCTGACATTATTTAAGACAATTCTACAATACTATCTCTAAATTTAATACCTGCACAATATTTTTGTTTCTGCTGCTCTGCTCTATCAGGCAGCAGAATGAGGTTCACTgtaatccgatgcgagggtctaagcccAGGAtgtttgttgctgtaaagccaactgaggcaaatttgtaatttttgatattgggctatacaaatagaattgacttgactattaacAGCAGAAGATGTGCATGAGAGCAGCTTTACTATGATGGCAACTTAGCGAGGTGTATGAATCTGATGACCCAACCCTTCACCATGAATACTGTGTATCAAGACCTGAGAAGTCATGAGTGTACCATCTTTTCTGTTTCTGGGTCAGTCTGTTTCATAGCAGTTTGTAATCCTAAATGATTATATCATAAATATTAAAAATTGGAATAAGTGTGAGGCAATATTCCTGTCCAAGCCTGCTTGTGAAGTACGGCATTAATAGTCCTACAACTGTGAGCTCTGTCAGACAGAATCTCTGGAGTACTGAACTCttatattctgttctgtttttgttcttttctgTGCGATTCCACTCTGCACTTCTGTTTTGCTTGAACCAGAAATCCATCTGCCCTCTGGGAGTCTGGTGTCCAATATCAGGGCCTTTTTAGCCTGACGACACCAGAGCCTGTCACTAACAGATAGCTTCGTCTCAGTCAGTCTCTCTTTGTCACTCTCtttctggctctctgtctgtttctttctctATCAGATTGTCTCTTCTTGCCAGTCTGACTCTCGGTCAGTCAATATCACCATTACAACTCC is a window of Lampris incognitus isolate fLamInc1 chromosome 9, fLamInc1.hap2, whole genome shotgun sequence DNA encoding:
- the plekho1b gene encoding pleckstrin homology domain-containing family O member 1b, producing MKKNNSAKRGPQDQNQNQNHTQPDKVGWIRKFCGKGIFREIWKNRFVILKGDQLYISEKEVKDEKKVQEVVDLSDYERSEEVRKAKSRSKKNHSKFTLLRYKSPGNTVPNLVFLAVSPEEKESWISALNTAIIRAKNRILDEVTVEDDCQLSHLTRDRAKIPHNRRLPTRGHLMAVASTSTSDGMLTLDLIQEEESSRDAGSHNFRVDLNKSVSHLGPDCPRSKTDSALSAKTAVTDTSGKSQSLPRETAVSWENDGEEHLTTAEKTRCSSMEEILSNSETPTSKTRGSAVPCSVVSGDNGGTKPISQLQDLISQKLQRTQELLMEVRGGVQRDSEQAKAEKLLREAEAVWGQAREVLEEVKGLRVLYQQLNSSTGAPTTSCLSPRSPSNSSKQNVYRKSMM